A DNA window from Halorubrum sp. DM2 contains the following coding sequences:
- a CDS encoding M81 family metallopeptidase produces MRIATATVSHETNTFADGQTTLEDFNTATDNDLLTDFDHGRSLTGIVDVLSQRDVDVVPTIGAASLPSPTVAPEAFEWMRSELVDRLDSDLDGVCLDLHGSMYVDDQPDPEGALLANIRDVVGPDVPITAALDMHATITEEMVEHLDGIAGYRTAPHTDVIETGERAADLLLTALDGADVQLGWQRLPMLLAGEQSETEAEPMASLINRLRTADERDGILDANYFLGFPWADSPYAGCHALVSGTSDVETMAADLAKAFWERRAEFDFTTEAYRPSEALGIAATEDKHPVVVAETGDIPGAGASEDLTDFLAMLFERDDLGTPVLAVIADATSYDRCATVTEGETVDMELGQRYEFGQPLSVTGTVRALGESDGAGVARLDCGDCEVLVTDRRTNCHRDPTTFEALDIDLSECRLIVLKSGYLSPAWKEVAARRLFALTEGDTNQLLAELPYERIPRPIYPIDEEIGWSA; encoded by the coding sequence ATGCGAATCGCAACTGCGACAGTTAGTCACGAGACTAATACTTTCGCCGACGGACAGACGACGCTGGAGGATTTCAATACAGCAACAGACAACGATCTCTTGACTGACTTCGATCACGGGCGGTCACTCACTGGTATCGTCGACGTGCTCTCGCAGCGTGACGTCGATGTTGTTCCGACGATCGGTGCAGCGAGCCTTCCCTCGCCGACGGTTGCTCCGGAGGCCTTCGAATGGATGCGTTCAGAACTCGTTGATCGACTCGATTCGGACCTCGACGGAGTCTGTCTGGACCTGCACGGATCGATGTACGTCGATGACCAACCAGATCCGGAAGGCGCGTTACTCGCGAACATCCGTGATGTCGTTGGTCCGGACGTTCCCATTACCGCTGCACTGGATATGCACGCGACTATCACTGAGGAGATGGTCGAACACCTAGACGGGATTGCAGGCTATCGAACCGCACCCCACACCGACGTGATCGAGACGGGTGAACGGGCTGCGGACCTTCTTCTTACCGCGCTCGACGGTGCGGACGTACAACTCGGCTGGCAACGCCTCCCGATGTTGCTCGCAGGCGAGCAGTCCGAGACGGAAGCCGAACCGATGGCCTCGCTCATCAATCGATTGCGCACTGCAGACGAGCGTGACGGCATCCTCGATGCCAACTACTTCCTCGGTTTTCCGTGGGCAGACTCCCCGTACGCAGGCTGTCACGCGCTCGTCTCCGGAACAAGTGACGTAGAGACTATGGCTGCTGACCTCGCGAAAGCCTTCTGGGAACGACGCGCGGAGTTCGACTTCACGACGGAGGCGTATCGGCCCTCTGAAGCGCTCGGTATCGCGGCTACGGAGGACAAGCACCCGGTCGTCGTTGCGGAGACGGGGGATATTCCCGGTGCTGGTGCGAGTGAGGACTTGACCGATTTCTTGGCGATGTTGTTCGAACGTGACGATCTCGGGACGCCCGTCCTCGCGGTCATTGCTGACGCCACGAGCTACGATCGCTGTGCGACTGTTACTGAAGGAGAAACTGTCGACATGGAGTTGGGCCAGCGCTACGAATTCGGTCAGCCTCTCTCCGTTACTGGAACCGTTCGTGCCCTCGGAGAATCCGATGGCGCAGGCGTAGCACGCCTCGACTGTGGTGACTGCGAGGTCCTCGTCACTGACCGTCGCACGAACTGCCACCGAGATCCGACGACGTTCGAGGCGCTCGATATCGATCTGTCCGAGTGCCGTCTCATTGTCCTCAAGAGCGGCTACCTCAGTCCCGCCTGGAAGGAGGTTGCCGCACGGCGTCTGTTTGCACTCACTGAGGGTGATACGAACCAGCTACTCGCCGAGTTGCCGTACGAGCGAATCCCGCGTCCGATCTATCCCATCGACGAGGAGATCGGGTGGTCGGCATGA
- a CDS encoding alpha-L-fucosidase — MVEYRPTWGSLDRHPVPEWYNDAKLGIFIHWGVYSVPAWAPTDGEIGGEDDSSYAEWYPYHMYRDGSATQTYHEETYGEDIEYADFIDDWEAENWDPEEWASLFDDVGAGYVVLTGEHHDGFPLWHSHYTKYNAAEMGPERDLVGDLAEAVREYGLKFAASYHANYNYYQPGFEGQFGHPDFEPGEPAEDQGGPGPEYVDFMNAKHRELIRKYDPDLLWFDVPKAESDHLNARELIADYYNQAIERGQAVAVNDRASTDAIGPTINIENEGPDAEYHGDFITPEYTSYDEIQEDKWETCRGIGHSFGYNAAEDEDSHLSTAELIHSFVDIVAKNGNLLLNVGPRADGTIPELQRRPLVGLGEWLDVNGEAIFGSRPWTVAEDEHADTEVRYTHRDDTLYAITFGWPGDTLQLDIPTHVTVSNPPTSALLTETADVRISVTECREQLSVELPERPDHDHAYTIRFDGIENPR, encoded by the coding sequence ATGGTCGAGTATAGACCAACATGGGGGTCGTTAGATCGGCATCCAGTTCCGGAGTGGTACAACGACGCGAAACTGGGCATCTTCATCCACTGGGGCGTCTACTCAGTCCCGGCATGGGCACCCACAGACGGCGAAATCGGCGGCGAGGACGATTCGTCGTACGCTGAGTGGTATCCCTATCATATGTATAGAGACGGGTCGGCAACTCAGACGTACCACGAGGAAACCTACGGCGAGGATATCGAGTACGCCGATTTTATCGACGACTGGGAAGCCGAGAACTGGGACCCCGAGGAATGGGCGTCGCTCTTCGATGATGTGGGCGCGGGCTACGTCGTCCTCACCGGCGAGCACCACGACGGCTTCCCGCTGTGGCATTCCCACTACACGAAGTACAACGCCGCCGAGATGGGGCCCGAGCGCGACCTCGTCGGCGACCTCGCCGAGGCGGTGCGAGAGTACGGTCTCAAGTTCGCCGCCTCGTATCACGCCAACTACAACTACTACCAGCCCGGCTTCGAGGGTCAGTTCGGCCACCCCGACTTCGAACCAGGAGAACCAGCCGAGGATCAAGGGGGACCGGGACCAGAGTACGTCGACTTCATGAACGCCAAGCACCGCGAACTGATCCGCAAATACGACCCAGACCTGCTCTGGTTCGACGTGCCCAAGGCCGAAAGCGACCACCTCAACGCTCGTGAACTGATCGCGGACTACTACAACCAGGCTATCGAGCGTGGACAGGCAGTCGCCGTCAACGACCGGGCATCGACCGACGCCATCGGTCCGACGATCAACATCGAGAACGAAGGCCCGGACGCAGAATATCACGGTGACTTCATCACGCCCGAGTACACCTCCTACGACGAGATTCAAGAAGACAAGTGGGAGACGTGCCGTGGTATCGGCCATTCATTCGGATACAACGCCGCCGAGGACGAGGACAGTCACCTCTCAACCGCAGAACTGATCCACTCGTTTGTGGACATCGTCGCCAAGAACGGCAACCTCCTGCTCAACGTCGGGCCCCGCGCCGATGGCACAATCCCGGAACTCCAGCGGAGGCCACTAGTAGGACTGGGAGAGTGGCTCGACGTGAACGGTGAGGCGATCTTCGGTTCGCGGCCCTGGACAGTTGCCGAAGACGAACACGCGGATACAGAAGTCCGATACACCCATCGAGACGACACACTGTACGCAATTACCTTCGGGTGGCCCGGCGACACGCTTCAGCTTGACATTCCGACTCACGTCACCGTTTCGAACCCGCCCACGTCGGCACTACTGACCGAAACAGCGGATGTGCGGATTTCGGTAACAGAGTGTCGCGAGCAGCTTTCGGTCGAGTTACCGGAGCGACCGGACCACGACCACGCGTACACGATTCGATTCGACGGAATCGAGAACCCGCGATAG